In one Hymenobacter sp. DG25B genomic region, the following are encoded:
- a CDS encoding aspartate aminotransferase family protein gives MELFNVYPLVNITPVKALGAKLWDDKGQEYLDFYGGHAVISIGHSHPHYVQRLTEQLQNIGFYSNSVQIPIQRELAQKLGKVSGYEDYSLFLCNSGAEANENALKLASFHTGKKRVVAFKGAFHGRTSGAVAATDNPKIVAPFNADHAISFVEYDLAAVEQVLQGGDVCAAIIEPIQGVGGIIMPSDEFLQGLAALCKQYGALLIADEVQSGYGRSGKFFAHQYVGIRPDVISVAKGMGNGFPIGGILIAPELKASYGLLGTTFGGNHLACAAALAVLEVIEQENLLAHATEMGHYLRTELEANAGAEEIRGRGLMVGIKYDFPIKDVRDKLLSDYHIFVGNASDPTVLRLLPPLNITKAEVDRFLQALYALTEKSVEAISQASALD, from the coding sequence ATGGAGCTTTTCAACGTATATCCACTCGTCAACATCACGCCGGTAAAGGCGCTGGGCGCGAAACTCTGGGACGATAAGGGCCAGGAATACCTGGATTTCTACGGTGGCCACGCCGTGATTTCCATTGGCCACAGCCACCCGCACTACGTGCAGCGCCTCACCGAGCAGTTGCAGAACATTGGCTTCTACTCCAACTCTGTGCAGATTCCGATTCAGCGCGAGCTAGCCCAGAAGCTGGGTAAGGTATCGGGCTATGAGGACTACTCGCTGTTCCTGTGCAACTCCGGGGCTGAGGCCAACGAAAACGCCCTGAAACTGGCGTCCTTCCACACCGGCAAGAAGCGTGTAGTCGCCTTTAAAGGCGCTTTCCACGGCCGTACGTCTGGCGCAGTGGCCGCTACTGATAACCCCAAAATTGTAGCGCCTTTCAACGCTGACCACGCCATTTCCTTCGTGGAATATGACCTGGCGGCAGTAGAGCAGGTGCTGCAGGGCGGCGACGTTTGTGCGGCCATCATCGAGCCGATTCAGGGTGTGGGCGGCATTATTATGCCTTCCGATGAGTTCCTGCAGGGCCTGGCCGCACTGTGTAAGCAATATGGCGCGCTGCTGATTGCTGATGAAGTGCAGAGCGGCTACGGCCGTAGCGGCAAGTTCTTCGCGCATCAGTACGTCGGCATCCGGCCCGATGTTATTTCGGTAGCAAAAGGCATGGGCAACGGCTTCCCCATCGGCGGCATCCTGATTGCGCCGGAGCTGAAAGCCTCCTACGGCCTGCTGGGCACCACATTCGGCGGCAACCACTTGGCCTGCGCCGCTGCGCTGGCCGTTCTGGAAGTTATTGAGCAGGAAAACCTACTGGCTCACGCCACCGAAATGGGCCACTACCTCCGCACGGAGCTGGAAGCCAATGCCGGTGCTGAAGAAATCCGCGGCCGCGGCCTGATGGTGGGCATCAAGTACGATTTCCCCATCAAAGATGTGCGCGACAAGTTGCTCTCGGACTACCACATCTTCGTAGGCAACGCCTCCGACCCTACGGTGCTGCGCTTGCTGCCGCCGTTGAATATCACCAAGGCTGAGGTTGACCGTTTCCTGCAGGCGCTGTATGCACTGACCGAGAAATCAGTAGAAGCAA
- the argC gene encoding N-acetyl-gamma-glutamyl-phosphate reductase has product MKIKVGIVGGAGYTAGELIRILLHHEFVELGGIVSSSNAGNPVYQVHDDLVGETDLVFASELVGDEDVVFLCLGHGNSKAWLEKHELPETTHIIDLSNDFRLEADAEFAGREFVYGLPELNKSRIQQAQSIANPGCFATAIQLALLPLAQAGKLTDDVHVSAITGSTGAGQSLSETVHFSWRTNNVSIYKPFTHQHLSEIGESLAQLQTPLDLDIHFIPYRGNFSRGIFASVYTPSDLTQEEARALYQKFYADAPFTTVSDKEIHLKQVVNTNKCLLHVQKFGKQLLITSVIDNLVKGASGQAIQNMNLLFGLPETTGLNLKAGLF; this is encoded by the coding sequence ATGAAAATTAAGGTTGGCATCGTGGGCGGCGCCGGCTATACCGCCGGGGAGCTGATCCGTATTCTGCTGCACCACGAATTTGTGGAGCTGGGCGGTATCGTGAGTTCATCTAATGCCGGTAACCCCGTGTATCAGGTGCACGATGATCTGGTGGGCGAAACCGACCTAGTATTTGCCTCGGAGCTGGTGGGTGATGAGGACGTGGTATTTCTATGCCTGGGCCACGGTAACTCCAAAGCGTGGCTGGAAAAGCACGAGCTGCCGGAAACTACCCACATCATCGACCTGAGCAACGACTTCCGCCTGGAAGCCGACGCCGAGTTTGCGGGCCGCGAGTTTGTGTACGGGCTGCCGGAGCTGAATAAAAGCCGCATACAGCAGGCCCAGAGCATTGCCAACCCCGGCTGCTTTGCTACGGCCATTCAGCTGGCCTTGCTGCCGCTGGCGCAGGCCGGTAAGCTGACGGATGATGTGCATGTGTCGGCTATTACGGGCTCCACGGGTGCGGGGCAGAGCTTGTCGGAGACGGTGCACTTCTCGTGGCGCACGAATAATGTGTCCATCTACAAGCCCTTCACCCACCAGCACCTCAGCGAAATTGGGGAGAGCCTGGCGCAGCTGCAGACGCCGCTGGACCTGGACATCCACTTCATTCCCTACCGCGGCAACTTCTCACGCGGCATTTTCGCCAGCGTTTATACACCGTCGGACCTGACGCAGGAAGAGGCGCGGGCGCTGTACCAGAAGTTCTACGCCGATGCACCGTTCACCACGGTTTCGGACAAGGAAATTCATTTGAAGCAGGTGGTCAACACCAACAAGTGCCTGCTGCACGTGCAGAAATTCGGCAAGCAGCTGCTTATCACCTCGGTTATTGACAATCTGGTGAAAGGCGCTTCCGGCCAGGCAATCCAGAATATGAACCTGCTCTTCGGCCTGCCCGAAACGACGGGCTTGAATTTGAAAGCAGGACTGTTCTAA
- the argG gene encoding argininosuccinate synthase, with translation MKKVVLAYSGGLDTSFCAVYLTRELGLEVHTVIVNSGGFSEEELAAIEKRAYELGSSKHEVIDVTQRFYHDCLRYLIFGNVLKNDTYPLSVSAERMFQSLALAEYAREHQADYIAHGSTGAGNDQVRFDVAFSVISPNTEIITPIRDLKLSRQAEIDFLNQHGFEMSWEKAKYSINKGIWGTSVGGVETLTSNQALPESAYPTQISETEPASIEITFEKGEPVALNGELMDPVALIQALNELAGTYAIGRDTHVGDTILGIKGRVGFEAPAPLILLKAHHLLEKHTSSRWQLLHKDYVANWYGTLLHEAQYLDPVMRDFEAFLTSSQERVSGKVFVTLKPYQFELQGIESKYDMMRSKVATYGEENDAWDGRDAKGFIKIFSNQLRIHSSFNDEN, from the coding sequence ATGAAAAAGGTAGTTCTCGCCTACAGCGGCGGTTTGGATACGTCTTTCTGCGCTGTGTACCTCACCCGCGAGCTGGGTCTGGAGGTGCACACGGTTATCGTCAACTCCGGCGGCTTTTCCGAGGAAGAGCTGGCCGCCATCGAGAAGCGGGCCTACGAGCTGGGCTCCTCCAAGCACGAGGTGATTGACGTGACCCAGCGTTTCTACCACGACTGCCTGCGCTACCTCATTTTCGGCAATGTGCTGAAAAACGACACCTATCCGCTGAGTGTCAGCGCGGAGCGCATGTTCCAGTCGCTGGCCCTGGCCGAGTACGCCCGGGAGCACCAGGCCGACTACATTGCCCACGGCAGCACCGGCGCCGGCAACGACCAAGTGCGTTTCGACGTGGCTTTCTCCGTGATTTCCCCCAACACGGAAATCATTACCCCTATACGCGACCTGAAACTCTCGCGCCAGGCGGAAATTGACTTCCTGAACCAACACGGCTTCGAGATGAGCTGGGAAAAGGCCAAATACTCCATCAACAAGGGTATCTGGGGCACCAGCGTGGGTGGCGTAGAAACACTTACCTCCAACCAGGCCCTGCCCGAATCTGCCTACCCCACCCAGATCAGCGAAACCGAGCCTGCCAGCATTGAAATCACCTTTGAAAAAGGCGAGCCGGTGGCCCTGAACGGTGAATTGATGGACCCGGTAGCGCTGATTCAGGCGCTGAATGAGCTGGCCGGCACCTACGCCATTGGCCGCGACACGCACGTGGGCGACACCATTCTGGGCATCAAAGGCCGCGTCGGCTTCGAAGCTCCGGCCCCGCTGATTCTGCTGAAAGCCCACCACCTGCTGGAAAAGCACACCTCCTCGCGCTGGCAGCTGCTGCACAAGGACTATGTGGCCAACTGGTACGGCACGCTGCTGCACGAGGCCCAGTACCTCGACCCGGTAATGCGCGACTTCGAGGCCTTCCTCACTTCGTCGCAGGAGCGGGTATCGGGTAAGGTGTTCGTGACCCTGAAACCGTATCAGTTCGAGCTGCAGGGCATCGAGTCGAAGTACGACATGATGCGCTCCAAAGTGGCTACCTACGGCGAAGAAAACGACGCCTGGGACGGCCGCGACGCCAAAGGCTTCATCAAAATCTTCAGCAATCAGCTGCGGATTCACTCCTCTTTCAACGATGAAAATTAA
- a CDS encoding GNAT family N-acetyltransferase: MILRVANAADAQYVETLCQWYEQSAKQRGVGIAKRDPNYLIKKMERGDAIIAFLDDQLAGFCYIETFEDNKFVVNSGLIVNTDLRKEGLGRAIKHRVFELSRTKYPQAKIFGITTSGPVMKINSELGYRPVTFQDLTQSDDFWKGCASCKNYQILQDNNRKMCLCTGMVYDNLNDQYAQQPQETINFIEEPQQH; this comes from the coding sequence CGACGCGCAGTATGTGGAAACGCTTTGTCAATGGTACGAGCAGTCGGCCAAGCAACGGGGCGTGGGCATCGCCAAGCGCGACCCCAACTATCTGATTAAGAAGATGGAACGCGGCGACGCCATCATTGCCTTTCTGGACGACCAGCTGGCCGGCTTCTGCTATATCGAGACCTTTGAGGACAACAAATTTGTCGTCAACTCGGGTCTGATTGTGAACACCGATCTGCGGAAGGAAGGCCTGGGCCGCGCCATCAAGCACCGCGTGTTTGAGCTTTCGCGCACCAAGTACCCGCAGGCCAAGATCTTCGGTATCACTACCAGCGGGCCTGTGATGAAAATCAACAGCGAGCTGGGCTACCGCCCCGTTACGTTCCAGGACCTGACCCAGAGCGACGACTTCTGGAAAGGCTGCGCCAGCTGCAAAAACTACCAGATTCTGCAGGACAACAACCGCAAAATGTGCCTGTGCACGGGCATGGTCTACGATAACCTCAACGACCAGTACGCCCAGCAGCCCCAGGAAACCATCAACTTCATCGAAGAACCTCAACAGCACTAA